The nucleotide window GCTCCATGACAGCACTGACTTTGTCTAGTTCTCTAATATCTAGGAATAGCTCCTGGCACTCAGgagaggctcaataaatatttgttgaataatgaaTCAATTTTCAGCTCTATAAACCAAGCCTCTCATTTGAGCTTCATGCTACCATACACCTCTGCTTGGATGACTCCTAGGCACCGCACCTTAAACTCATGTCTCAATACTGACTTCAATACACTTCCCTACGCCTTTATCTACTCTTCCTTGTCTATCCCCCATCTCAATGAATTTCATAGCCATCCACCTAAATCAGAAACCTGAACATCTTTCTTGCTGCTTCCTTCCATCCCACCTCCCATAACCAATTATCACCAGGTTTTCCAGATTCAACCCTCCTAAATAAATACATCCTCTCTGCCACTGCCATAGTGAAGCCTCTGTGACTTAACTGGGTCTAATGTTCTCCCTCATTGTTGCCTAACTTCTGTTAGAGTGTGCcagttaaaatgcaaatgtgacCATGCtactctttaaaaagaaacaaacaaaactcttcAGAGGATCCCAGTTACCAACCAAAGTAAGTTCTTTAGCATGGCCTAATAGAAGCTAACATTTATAGTATActctgtgccagatactgtgccttttatgtgttttttttcattcatgtttctTAACCCTATGAGTTAGGTACAGATGTGGCTTgatttatgatggggttatgcCCCAATGGCCCTGATAAACCcactgtaagttgaaaattattaagttgaaaatgcatttactaCATCTagcctactgaacatcatagcctgccttagcctaccttaaacatgctcagaacacattagcctacagttgagcAAAGTCACCtaatacaaagcctattttataataaactgttCACTATCTCATGCAATTTACTGATGTTCTACTGAATGTACCactgtaaagtaaaaaaattttaagtcaaaccACCCTAAGTCAGGGACtgtctctatttttcttatttagattccacatatgaggaaacctaaggctcagaaaggttaaataacttacccgAAGTCCAATGGCTTATAAGTaaagctgggactcaaaccctgATCTCTGACTCTACAACCCATACTCTTAGCCACAAATGCATAACAGTTGATTCTGAGTGCTTGCTATGtgagacactgtgctaagtgctttatatgtatttctcttttaatcctcataaccacTTTATGAGGAAGTACCTATTATTATCTGAATTTTACAGCTGGGGAAATTAAGGTACCGAgtaattaaataacttgtcccaAATCACAGACTGATTAAATGgtggagttgggattcaaacaCCTTATCTAGTCCTTAGCAACACGGTTGCTCCTTCACCTTCCTCACATCCTAAGCTCTCCTTGGTCTGAACCCTACAACATTCTTCAGCATCATTCCTTccccctcaccaccaccccctttGTGTGTTAGCATTACCTAACTGTTTACAGTTGCTGTTCCCTTCCCACACATCCTCACTCCAGCACTGTTTCTTTAATGCCCCTGTAGCTTTACTAATGCTATTACCTTTACTGGCTAatgccctcctctcctctttttctggATAATACTCCTACTGATCCTTAAACAACTCAACACAGGAGTTGCCTCTTCCAGGGagccttctcctctctcctgctccctcttTGGTTAGGTGCCCCTCCTGTCTTCTCTCACAGTACCTTGTACATCTCTCTGTAACATCACCTTATATATGATACTCTTATTTCTACATCTGTTTTCCTCACCAGACTCTATGCTCCTCCAAGGCAGGAAACCCATACTCACACAAATACCCATATAATTTGTATCCCCAGTACCTAGTATAGTTCCTAGATACCATAAACAtccattaaaaattctttttaaactaaGAGAGTAAGCAATTTTTTCAAGGTCACATGATGAAGCTATGCCAGGACTAAGATCAGGATGTTACACATCTGATCTAGTACTCTGAACAGAGCTTCTCAATCAATGGCCCCAAAATGGACTACAGCTCTGAGATACTGTGCCCTTCAGAAATATTTACCCAAATGTACCATACAAACACTGCTATGCTGTGATGTGGAAAAGGTTGGGACATACTTTGGTAAACTACATTGCTACTGTTGGCAACCACAAGGTAGTAGGGGTCTGACAGGTAGGTATGATCACCTCAACAAAGGCAAAGGATTCTTGAAAAACTCCAGAAAGTTTGCTCTCACCAGGGCCTATGCTCAGTAAGAACCAAGAGAGTGACACATGCCATTCtgttccccctacccccaccaaaATATCACGCACACCTCCCAACAGCACTGCCATGGGGCAGCCCTCAGATTACCCTATGGACCCACCTCTCTATTTTCGCCTTTCTTTGAGATGCCATAGCGACGAGGCTAGGATAGGCCATGGAGGAACTAGCAGTATTATTTTCAGCTGAGTTGTTCTTGGTTTGGGGCAGCTCAAACTGTGCCACATGATAGTAATGGCACTGAGTTAAGTAGTTTATAAAGTGTTTTCGAGCCAGCTGCAAATGATCTAGACGCTTGCTGGGGTTGACTTGTTTCATGGTGAGAGCTCCTTGAAACGCTGGCACCATCAGGTACTTCAGGTCGGTGGAAGCAATCTCTTCCAAATCTTCATTTCGGCTGAAAGGAGCAAAGAGGAGGCTGTAAAGCCTGGCTGGGCATTTAAACCGTGGCCCTTGCTTCTGggggagagggctgggctgggaatgGGGCAAAGGGAGAAGGTACAGGGAACAGCAGCCAGTTCCACTAAATGAAAGTGGCTCAGCACTCACACCCAATGTCTATGCAGGGGGCTGACACCAGGGAGCAGAGTCGTGGGCTATCGATCATCTCGGAAGAGGGGTGGGGAATGTACACAAGATCGCAGTGGGAAGCAGGAACAAAAGGTTCTTAGTCTTAAAGGTCCTCATTCAGGAGCAATGGCTCCACCCTTGGTAACCATTATTACCTTCGTTCTCAGCCGTTATTACCCTCTTCCCCATACCTGAACAAGTCGAGCTGCGATAACATTTCGGCAGCCTTCTCGAGGAGGTTCAGTCCCTTGAACACCTTGTCCTGGACTCTCCGGGAGCTGGTGGGTTCAGTCGCTGCTTCCACTTCATCCAGAAGCTGTTTGCCGGTTTCGAAGAGCTCGGGGAGTCGGGGCAGCAATAACTCGTCTTCAGCAGCTGCCATCTTGTGGGAGGGAGGAACCCGGAAGACCTCACTTCCGGGGTTAAAGGCaactttgttaaaaaaagaactacGCGAGTCTGAACAAAACCGGAAAGGGCGCCGCATTGGTCCAGTAGTTTCATTGTTACCAAAACGTCCAAGGACTTCCGGGAACAGCCTTTTGCTGGCCCTGGCAACCGTTTCCATAGACTCATTTTACCACGCAGCCTGTTACAAGCCATACGCATCTgttaagaacaaacaaacaagcaaaacccTAGGCGCTGTTTTACGATGTGTTCCTAGTGGCTGATACTGGGCTGGGAAATTTCGTGGGCTCTGAGGCCCGGGTGTGGTGAGACTGAATTCAGAGCGCGAGCGTGAGCGCGAGCAAGCGCGTTTCAGGAGCCGGTCAGGCGCGCGCCTTACCTCGCCAGTCGCTCCCTAGGTTGAGGAGTCTGGGCAGCCCGAGACTCCAGCTGCCGCGCCGCTCTCACCGTTCGCAGGTCTGGTCGCTTGAGTGCGACGTGCAAGTAGCGCCCCCCTCCGGCTTCCGTCCACCCACCAGAGGAGCTCGGGTTCCTCCCAGCCAATCCCCGCCCGTCCGCTTCCCCTTCACGtcgcccctcctccccacactcacCTACATCCTTTGGGCTGGCGCCCTGTAGAACCCCTCTCCTTAGTCCTGATAATTTGGTAACTTGCAACTCCAGTCATCCCACAGCCGACCTCCTTCGTGCTACCTAGTTCCCAAATCAAATGTTACTACCTTTGTGCAACCTTCCTTAacttcccccttccccacctaGGGCCCCTCAGCCACCAGGTCAGGGTTTCTTCTGTGCATCTCTATAATGATTTACAAATCTCCCTTATCAGAATGAATCTGATTCATCTTTACACCTCTCTGGCTAGCCTGAGTACTTATTAAGTGCTCAGCGTCAGTCATTAtctgaacagaaaaataagtgaTCAGTTTGGAAAGCAGCCCAATGATACAGAACTGCTCTGTTCAGTAAGTatccactagccacatgtggctactgagcacctgAAAGTGGCTAttttgaattgagatgtgctgtaagtgtaaaacacACCCCAGATTttgcagacattaaaaaaaaaaaagaatgtaaaatatctcaatactTTTTACATTgactacatgttgaaatgataatattttggatatattgggttaaacaTATTACTAGAATTAACTTGTTTCTTTTCACGTTTTAAATGTgcctactagaaaatttaaaattacatttgtggctcacattatatttctactggacagcactgATGTAAAAATAGAATTCCAAGGCTTTGAAAGAAGGGGCATCATTGCTTTCAACAAATCAATATAAATACATACTGATTACCTTAGGACACACCCTGAGTTGTCCTAGGAGATTTAAGTTAAGTAGGAGACACATTGCCTGCccatgaaaataaacttttaaactaaatatattttaaactacatatagttaagaaaaaattttcatatcaAAACAACTAGAGGGCAATATAGGACAGCATATAATTAGGTGACATGTTGTATTGCACAGGCTGTTGGAAAACCAAGAAATGACAAGTCATTCCACGCTAGGAGTAGTTCAGAAGGTTTCTTAGACATGATATGCAGTCATAGAATTTCAAAGCTTGAAAGGAACCtcaaaaatcagaggaaaaaactGAGACCAGAaaaggctaagtgacttgcccaaccAGTTTGTGACAAAGCCACTGAGTTCAATTGCTTCTATTCCACCAACCTTCAGTTGGGCGGGATTTAGAAAGATGGTGAAGACCTTTTATGTGGGATAGAATGAAACCCCATGCTAGAACAGTGCTTCACAAAAGGGAGAGGAGACTGGGGCATAAGTGTAGGTTGAAAAAGCTTCCAAAGTGATTCTAATAAACCTCCTCTGCAACCTCTGCTTTACAAGCTGAGGAGGCGTGAGGCTCTGGCAAATTACTTGGTGTGTCTGGCACGTCTAGCAACTGCAGCAGACTGAACTTCTGGGGTCAGCTCTGGCCAGGAATACAAAGAAGACAAAGATAGTATCTGTGGAGGAGACTTGGAAACGCAGTAATTGTGACACTAAAGATAATTTGTTTCTCTGCATTTGCTTCGATTAAGACATGTCTTTACTATTGCctaagaagggaaagaaatatgCAGAATCTGAATTTGGTCCTGAACTTTGTAAACCATTTTCTATGGTTTTCAAAATGGCAGTCTTTATGGGAGATGCCAATTACTTTCAGAATGCCTATTATATattagaattataattttaagcattgcatttcatcttattttgaaataataccaAGATTAAAAGgtgattaaaagaaaaggaataataaaaatgagtcaTTTGTTGTGTTTCTGTGTATAAATACTTTATCACATTAAATTCCTGTTGTgtatagaagatttaaaaaaatcctagttTGGGGAACCAGAAGGGCCCTTAGAAATCATGGAAGTATAATGGTACTTAAACTTTTTATAGTAGCATAACTCTTTTTCCAAACCAAATTTTAGAGCAgcccataatttttaaaaagactgatgtGTTTGCAGAGGATATAAAGAAGCCTGCCAACTCAGCCACTGGCCCACCTTTTCCCCAGCCTGCTCAGTTGCACACCAGGCACCTCTGAGGGACTTGAGGGCTCTAAGTAATACAGTATAAAAAACACTAATCTAACGCAGctcccccatttttcagatgaataaactgaggccctgagaagttaggtgacttgctcaaggtcacacagctaaaatTAACTGGGAAATAGTATATAGAGTGAGTTGGAATGGAGAGAAACTTGAGTCCAGGGGAATAGTAGAAAGCATTTTAAGTAATCTATAGATGACTATAGAAATGAGATGAACTTTCAAGTATTTCCTAATGTGA belongs to Eulemur rufifrons isolate Redbay chromosome 30, OSU_ERuf_1, whole genome shotgun sequence and includes:
- the IGBP1 gene encoding immunoglobulin-binding protein 1 isoform X4; this translates as MAAAEDELLLPRLPELFETGKQLLDEVEAATEPTSSRRVQDKVFKGLNLLEKAAEMLSQLDLFSRNEDLEEIASTDLKYLMVPAFQGALTMKQVNPSKRLDHLQLARKHFINYLTQCHYYHVAQFELPQTKNNSAENNTASSSMAYPSLVAMASQRKAKIERVFGAGYPSLASMTVSDWYDQRQKYGALPDKGIAKATSVEFKRAAQQQEDQNQKEEEDDEKTLHRAREWDEWKDTHPRGYGNRQNMG
- the IGBP1 gene encoding immunoglobulin-binding protein 1 isoform X1, with product METVARASKRLFPEVLGRFGNNETTGPMRRPFRFCSDSRSSFFNKVAFNPGSEVFRVPPSHKMAAAEDELLLPRLPELFETGKQLLDEVEAATEPTSSRRVQDKVFKGLNLLEKAAEMLSQLDLFSRNEDLEEIASTDLKYLMVPAFQGALTMKQVNPSKRLDHLQLARKHFINYLTQCHYYHVAQFELPQTKNNSAENNTASSSMAYPSLVAMASQRKAKIERYKQKKEVEHRLSALKSAVESGQADDECVREYYLLNLRRWIGISLEEIESIDQEMKILREKDSITEVSTSPSSLQERPPMKPFILTRNRAQAKVFGAGYPSLASMTVSDWYDQRQKYGALPDKGIAKATSVEFKRAAQQQEDQNQKEEEDDEKTLHRAREWDEWKDTHPRGYGNRQNMG